A single region of the Microbulbifer sp. MKSA007 genome encodes:
- the hflD gene encoding high frequency lysogenization protein HflD, translating into MNNWRDQALALAGIFQSATLVERLAKTGSAPQEQLETGVYSLFQLNPDRTEDIFAGADKLLPGLKVSQQILKTRQHPEYTDGLRYALSVIYLQRQLSKNNDLLSIIGSRLDKAKTQAEHFELTHENVFSNLASIYSDTLGTFRFRIQVLGDFNYLQQQRIANQIRSMLFAGIRSATLWRQLGGRRLHLLFQRKKLLNATNELIAHIESIEH; encoded by the coding sequence TTGAATAACTGGCGGGATCAGGCACTGGCACTGGCAGGAATATTCCAATCCGCAACACTGGTGGAGCGCCTGGCCAAAACAGGCTCTGCACCGCAGGAACAGCTGGAAACCGGGGTATATAGCCTCTTCCAACTAAACCCTGATCGCACTGAAGATATATTCGCCGGTGCAGACAAGCTGCTGCCCGGCTTAAAAGTATCGCAGCAAATACTAAAGACCCGGCAACACCCGGAATATACCGACGGTCTACGCTACGCCCTCTCGGTGATCTACCTGCAGCGACAACTCAGCAAGAATAATGACCTGCTATCAATCATTGGCAGCCGATTGGATAAGGCCAAGACTCAAGCAGAGCACTTCGAGCTGACTCACGAGAATGTATTTTCCAACCTCGCCAGCATCTACAGCGATACGCTAGGTACCTTCCGCTTCCGGATTCAAGTACTGGGTGACTTCAATTACCTGCAACAGCAGCGTATCGCCAATCAAATTCGCTCCATGCTATTTGCCGGCATCCGCTCGGCAACCCTATGGCGACAGCTGGGTGGGCGTCGCCTGCACCTTCTGTTCCAGCGCAAAAAGCTTTTGAATGCGACCAACGAATTGATCGCACATATCGAATCTATAGAACACTAA
- the mnmA gene encoding tRNA 2-thiouridine(34) synthase MnmA produces MPDSTHNKQPKRVIVGMSGGVDSSVAAHLLIQQGYQVEGLFMKNWDEDDGTEYCTAKADLADAQAVCKKLGIKLHTANFAAEYWDHVFEYFLAEYKAGRTPNPDILCNREIKFKVFLEYAEVLGADAIATGHYTRRRDIDGRTYLLKGLDGNKDQSYFLHAVGEAEFARSLFPLGELEKPEVRRIAEENGFITHNKKDSTGICFIGERRFKDFLEQYLPAQPGDMETPEGEVMGRHAGLMYHTIGQRQGLGIGGVKGAGEQPWYVVGKNLERNVLIVAQGAHHPLLYATGLEATQTHWINGAAPDKTFRCQAKTRYRQPDQDCTVHLQDNGDLVVEFDEPQRAITPGQSLVLYDGETCLGGAVIEKATGVGAAVPEKYKKD; encoded by the coding sequence ATGCCTGATTCCACCCACAACAAACAGCCAAAGCGCGTCATCGTCGGTATGTCCGGCGGTGTGGATTCCTCTGTAGCCGCACACCTGCTGATCCAGCAGGGCTATCAAGTGGAAGGCCTGTTTATGAAAAACTGGGATGAAGACGACGGCACAGAATACTGCACCGCCAAGGCGGACCTGGCGGATGCCCAGGCAGTTTGTAAGAAGTTGGGCATCAAGTTGCACACCGCCAATTTTGCTGCCGAGTACTGGGATCACGTATTCGAGTACTTCCTGGCAGAGTATAAAGCCGGGCGCACTCCCAACCCGGACATCCTGTGTAACCGGGAAATCAAATTTAAGGTCTTTCTTGAGTACGCCGAAGTGCTGGGTGCCGATGCAATAGCCACCGGGCACTATACCCGTCGCCGCGATATCGATGGCCGCACCTATTTATTGAAGGGCCTCGACGGCAACAAAGACCAGAGCTACTTCCTGCACGCGGTGGGGGAAGCCGAATTTGCCCGCTCGCTCTTTCCTTTAGGAGAGTTGGAGAAGCCCGAGGTTCGCCGTATAGCTGAAGAAAACGGCTTTATCACCCACAACAAGAAAGACAGCACCGGCATCTGCTTTATCGGCGAGCGCCGCTTCAAGGATTTCCTCGAGCAGTACCTGCCCGCCCAGCCCGGCGATATGGAAACCCCAGAGGGTGAAGTCATGGGGCGCCACGCGGGCCTGATGTACCACACCATTGGCCAGCGCCAGGGGCTCGGTATTGGTGGCGTCAAAGGTGCAGGCGAACAGCCCTGGTATGTTGTCGGAAAAAACCTGGAGCGCAATGTATTGATTGTGGCCCAGGGAGCACACCACCCCCTGCTTTATGCAACGGGGCTGGAAGCAACACAAACCCACTGGATTAATGGCGCAGCACCGGACAAAACTTTCCGCTGCCAGGCCAAGACCCGCTATCGCCAACCAGATCAGGATTGCACCGTGCACCTGCAGGACAATGGCGATTTGGTTGTAGAGTTCGACGAGCCACAACGCGCAATCACACCGGGACAATCTCTGGTACTGTACGATGGAGAAACCTGTCTAGGTGGTGCGGTGATCGAGAAAGCCACGGGAGTTGGCGCCGCAGTACCGGAAAAATACAAGAAAGATTAA
- a CDS encoding pseudouridine synthase: MAKIILLNKPFGVLSQFTDDQDRATLANFIQHKGFYAAGRLDYDSEGLLLLTDDGALQHQISHPKRKMPKTYWAQVEGDITDDALYMLRQGVDLKDGRTAPAKAKRLPDMEPWPRTPPIRERKSIPTSWLELTISEGRNRQVRRMTAAVGFPTLRLIRVAIGSWKLDSLKPGEYRTEEVFSAPKPRTKPANNRNRPRRKR; encoded by the coding sequence ATGGCAAAGATTATTCTCCTCAACAAGCCTTTTGGCGTATTAAGCCAATTTACAGATGATCAGGATCGCGCCACTTTGGCTAACTTTATCCAGCACAAGGGATTCTACGCGGCGGGCCGCCTGGACTACGATTCTGAAGGATTACTACTACTGACTGATGATGGAGCGCTACAACATCAAATCAGTCACCCCAAGCGGAAGATGCCCAAGACCTATTGGGCCCAGGTGGAGGGTGACATTACTGATGATGCCCTTTATATGCTCAGGCAAGGGGTCGACCTGAAGGATGGCCGAACCGCACCTGCCAAGGCCAAGCGCCTGCCTGATATGGAGCCTTGGCCCCGCACACCGCCAATTCGCGAGCGCAAATCGATCCCAACCAGCTGGCTGGAGCTGACTATCTCTGAGGGGCGGAATCGCCAGGTAAGGCGGATGACTGCGGCGGTAGGCTTCCCTACCCTGCGGCTAATCCGGGTGGCGATAGGCAGCTGGAAGCTCGACTCATTAAAGCCTGGCGAGTATCGAACGGAGGAGGTTTTTAGCGCTCCCAAGCCCCGAACAAAGCCGGCAAACAACCGCAATCGACCGCGCCGAAAGCGATAA
- the icd gene encoding NADP-dependent isocitrate dehydrogenase, with amino-acid sequence MGHIQVPADGEKVTVNSDGSLNVPNRPVIPFIEGDGIGVDITPVMRKVIDASVEKAFGGEKKIEWMEIYCGEKAAETYAGDWFPAETLEAIKDYVVSIKGPLTTPVGGGFRSLNVALRQELDLYVCQRPVRWFSGVPSPVKEPNKVDMVIFRENSEDIYAGIEWKADTDEAKKVIKFLQDEMGVKKIRFPENCGIGVKPVSAEGTKRLVRKAIQYAVDQDRDSVTLVHKGNIMKFTEGAFADWGYELARDEFGAQPLDGGPWHSFKNPKTGKEIVVKDVIADAMLQQILLRPAEYDVIATLNLNGDYLSDALAAQVGGIGIAPGANLSDDVALFEATHGTAPKYAGQDKVNPGSLILSAEMMLRHLGWNEAADLVIKGMEGAIEAKTVTYDFERLMDGAELKSCSAFGDEVIKHMA; translated from the coding sequence ATGGGTCATATCCAAGTGCCGGCAGACGGCGAAAAAGTTACAGTCAATTCCGACGGTTCGCTGAATGTTCCGAATCGCCCGGTTATTCCTTTCATCGAGGGTGACGGCATCGGTGTGGATATCACCCCGGTAATGCGCAAGGTGATCGACGCGTCTGTAGAAAAAGCTTTCGGCGGCGAAAAGAAAATCGAGTGGATGGAAATCTACTGCGGTGAGAAAGCGGCAGAGACTTACGCTGGCGACTGGTTCCCGGCTGAAACTCTGGAAGCGATCAAAGACTACGTTGTTAGCATCAAAGGCCCCCTGACCACTCCAGTAGGCGGCGGCTTCCGTTCCTTGAACGTAGCCCTGCGTCAGGAGTTGGATCTGTACGTATGTCAGCGCCCGGTGCGCTGGTTCAGCGGTGTACCTTCTCCGGTTAAAGAGCCGAACAAGGTAGACATGGTTATCTTCCGTGAAAACTCCGAAGATATCTACGCTGGTATCGAGTGGAAAGCTGACACTGACGAAGCTAAGAAAGTTATCAAGTTCCTGCAGGACGAGATGGGTGTTAAGAAGATCCGTTTCCCTGAGAACTGTGGTATCGGTGTTAAGCCGGTTTCTGCAGAAGGTACCAAGCGTCTCGTGCGCAAGGCCATCCAGTACGCTGTGGATCAGGATCGCGATTCTGTAACCCTGGTACACAAAGGCAACATCATGAAGTTCACCGAAGGTGCCTTCGCTGATTGGGGTTACGAGCTGGCTCGCGACGAGTTTGGCGCTCAGCCGCTGGACGGCGGCCCCTGGCACAGCTTCAAGAACCCGAAGACTGGCAAGGAAATCGTTGTTAAGGACGTAATTGCTGACGCTATGCTGCAGCAGATCCTGCTGCGTCCGGCTGAGTACGACGTAATTGCTACCCTGAACCTGAACGGCGACTACCTGTCTGACGCACTGGCTGCACAGGTTGGTGGTATTGGTATCGCTCCGGGCGCAAACCTGTCCGACGACGTTGCCCTGTTCGAAGCAACCCACGGTACTGCGCCTAAGTACGCTGGCCAGGACAAGGTTAACCCGGGCTCCCTAATTCTTTCCGCTGAGATGATGCTGCGTCACCTGGGCTGGAACGAAGCTGCTGACCTGGTAATCAAGGGTATGGAAGGTGCTATCGAAGCCAAAACTGTAACCTACGATTTCGAGCGTCTGATGGACGGTGCTGAGCTGAAGTCCTGTTCTGCGTTTGGTGACGAAGTTATCAAGCACATGGCTTAA
- the cspD gene encoding cold shock domain-containing protein CspD: MPTGTVKWFNNAKGYGFILADEGGEDLFAHYSAIQMEGYRTLKAGQQVTFDIIRGDKGYHAANISALTSETTSPNTSSKSESDAVHTEKSREKEAEAVG, from the coding sequence ATGCCTACCGGTACTGTAAAGTGGTTCAACAACGCTAAGGGATATGGGTTTATTCTTGCAGATGAGGGAGGGGAGGATCTGTTCGCGCACTATTCCGCAATTCAGATGGAAGGCTACCGAACCCTGAAGGCCGGCCAGCAAGTCACCTTCGATATTATTCGAGGAGACAAGGGCTACCACGCTGCAAATATCTCCGCATTGACCTCCGAAACCACTTCACCCAACACTTCGAGCAAAAGCGAATCTGATGCAGTACACACAGAAAAGTCGCGGGAGAAGGAAGCGGAAGCTGTCGGCTAA
- the clpS gene encoding ATP-dependent Clp protease adapter ClpS has translation MSTSRIIKLSSSDSDGDNPYFDDFDGGLALEEAPPQLKRPPMYKVVMLNDDYTPMDFVVETLELFFSVNRERATQLMLQVHTRGKAVCGVYTRDIAETKAAQVNQFAQENEHPLLCEIEADESKED, from the coding sequence ATGAGTACTTCGCGAATCATTAAACTAAGCTCCAGTGACTCCGATGGAGACAACCCGTACTTCGATGATTTCGATGGTGGGTTGGCCCTTGAGGAGGCGCCGCCGCAGCTGAAGCGGCCGCCGATGTATAAAGTCGTTATGCTCAATGATGACTACACCCCCATGGATTTTGTTGTTGAGACTTTGGAGTTGTTTTTTTCAGTAAACCGGGAGCGCGCCACACAGTTAATGTTGCAGGTTCACACACGGGGAAAAGCAGTGTGTGGTGTCTATACTCGGGATATAGCGGAGACAAAGGCCGCACAGGTCAATCAGTTCGCTCAAGAGAATGAGCATCCCCTGTTATGTGAAATTGAAGCGGACGAAAGCAAAGAGGATTGA
- the clpA gene encoding ATP-dependent Clp protease ATP-binding subunit ClpA — protein MLSKDLEVTLNLAFKGARAKRHEFMTVEHLLLALLDNESAADVLHACGADLSALRRELLEFVDSTTPLIPEADTDRETQPTLGFQRVLQRAVFHVQSSGKKEVTGANVLVAIFCEQESQAVYYLKQQSVARIDVVNYITHGISRVGSSGNNHHHGSDTAPEQVDEEISGGAEPGGSDPLESYATNLNQEAILGRIDPLVGRAPEVERVTQVLARRRKNNPLLVGESGVGKTAIAEGLARRIVDEDIPEPLKESTIYSLDLGSLLAGTKYRGDFEKRFKALLAELKKREHAVLFIDEIHTIIGAGAASGGVMDASNLLKPLLSSGQLRCIGSTTFTEYRGIFEKDRALSRRFQKIDVSEPSVEETVQILQGLRSCFEDHHKVRFTDGALDAAAQLSSRHITERFLPDKAIDVIDEAGAYQSLLPEEDRKEVIGVCEIEMVIAKMARIPAKSVSASDKEQLSRLDDNLKMVVFGQDSAIDALGTAIKLSRAGLGSEEKPIGSFLFSGPTGVGKTELCRQLAKVMGIELIRFDMSEYMERHTVSRLIGAPPGYVGFDQGGLLTDSVTKHPHSVVLLDEIEKAHPEVFNLLLQVMDHGTLTDNNGRKADFRNVILIMTTNAGAEVMSRRSIGFSHQDHSTDGMEEIKKMFTPEFRNRLDNIIQFRSLPLDVVKTVVDKFIVELQAQLDDSKVTLVVDDEAREWLAVRGYDEKMGARPMSRLIRDKLRKPLAEAVLFGELAEEGGRVCVTIEDDELAIKTAVPA, from the coding sequence ATGCTCAGCAAGGACTTAGAGGTAACGCTTAATCTAGCGTTCAAAGGTGCTCGAGCGAAACGGCATGAATTCATGACCGTTGAGCACCTATTGCTGGCGCTCTTGGATAACGAATCCGCAGCAGATGTTCTACATGCGTGCGGGGCGGATTTAAGTGCATTGCGCCGTGAACTCCTGGAGTTTGTGGACTCCACAACACCGTTGATCCCGGAGGCCGATACAGATCGAGAAACCCAGCCGACATTGGGTTTTCAGAGGGTCCTGCAGAGGGCCGTATTCCATGTCCAGTCATCCGGTAAAAAGGAAGTTACAGGGGCTAATGTCCTGGTCGCCATTTTCTGTGAGCAGGAGAGCCAGGCTGTTTACTACTTGAAGCAGCAGAGTGTTGCCCGGATAGACGTAGTTAACTACATCACCCACGGAATTTCCCGCGTTGGCTCCAGTGGTAATAATCACCATCACGGTTCCGATACTGCACCTGAGCAGGTAGATGAGGAAATTAGTGGGGGCGCTGAGCCAGGTGGTTCCGACCCCCTGGAAAGCTATGCCACCAACCTCAATCAAGAGGCAATTCTTGGTCGTATTGATCCGCTTGTGGGGCGTGCACCTGAGGTGGAGCGTGTCACGCAGGTTCTCGCTCGTCGCCGCAAGAACAATCCACTGTTGGTGGGTGAGTCCGGTGTCGGCAAGACGGCAATTGCTGAGGGCTTGGCACGGCGTATTGTCGATGAGGATATCCCCGAACCTTTGAAAGAGAGCACTATTTACTCTCTGGATCTCGGCTCCCTGCTGGCGGGGACCAAGTATCGCGGTGATTTTGAGAAGCGCTTTAAGGCGCTGCTGGCGGAGCTCAAGAAGCGTGAGCACGCCGTACTGTTTATTGATGAGATCCACACCATCATCGGGGCCGGCGCCGCTTCAGGAGGCGTCATGGATGCCTCCAACCTGCTTAAGCCGCTACTTTCCAGCGGTCAATTGCGCTGCATAGGCTCCACTACTTTTACTGAATATCGCGGTATCTTTGAAAAAGATCGCGCGCTGTCGCGCCGTTTTCAAAAGATCGATGTCAGTGAGCCCTCAGTGGAAGAGACCGTGCAAATATTGCAGGGGCTCAGAAGCTGCTTTGAGGATCACCACAAGGTCCGCTTTACCGATGGAGCTTTGGATGCTGCTGCGCAGCTATCCAGTCGTCACATCACCGAGCGATTCCTCCCAGATAAGGCCATTGATGTAATCGATGAGGCGGGAGCCTACCAATCTTTGCTGCCTGAAGAGGACCGCAAAGAGGTTATTGGGGTTTGTGAGATTGAGATGGTTATCGCCAAGATGGCGAGAATACCTGCCAAGAGCGTGTCTGCTTCTGACAAGGAGCAGTTATCACGCCTGGATGACAACCTCAAAATGGTGGTGTTTGGGCAGGACAGCGCGATTGATGCCCTGGGTACTGCGATTAAGCTGAGTCGCGCCGGCCTGGGTTCTGAAGAGAAACCCATCGGCTCCTTCCTATTTTCGGGCCCCACCGGAGTCGGCAAGACAGAGCTCTGCCGCCAATTGGCGAAGGTGATGGGTATCGAGCTGATTCGCTTCGATATGTCTGAGTATATGGAGCGCCATACGGTTTCCCGCCTGATCGGCGCGCCCCCTGGGTATGTAGGTTTTGACCAGGGTGGTTTACTGACAGACTCGGTAACCAAGCACCCTCACAGTGTTGTGCTGCTCGATGAAATTGAGAAAGCACACCCCGAAGTATTCAATCTGCTTTTGCAGGTGATGGATCACGGTACCCTAACTGATAACAACGGCCGCAAAGCGGACTTCCGCAATGTCATCCTGATTATGACAACCAATGCGGGCGCTGAGGTGATGAGCCGTCGTTCAATTGGTTTCTCCCATCAAGATCACTCCACCGATGGAATGGAGGAGATCAAGAAGATGTTTACCCCGGAGTTCCGCAATCGCCTCGATAATATTATTCAATTCCGCTCTCTGCCTCTGGATGTCGTGAAGACGGTGGTGGATAAGTTTATCGTTGAGTTGCAGGCCCAGTTGGATGACTCCAAGGTGACACTGGTTGTAGATGATGAGGCTCGAGAGTGGTTGGCGGTGCGGGGTTATGACGAGAAGATGGGTGCGAGGCCTATGTCCCGTCTGATTCGCGACAAGCTGCGCAAGCCTCTGGCAGAAGCCGTGCTCTTTGGTGAGTTGGCAGAAGAGGGTGGGCGTGTTTGCGTCACTATTGAAGATGATGAGCTGGCGATTAAAACGGCGGTGCCCGCCTAA
- the infA gene encoding translation initiation factor IF-1, whose product MAKDDYIEMEGEVIDTLPNTTFRVKLENGHVVIAHISGKMRKNYIRILTGDKVKVELTPYDLSKGRITYRAR is encoded by the coding sequence ATGGCAAAAGACGATTATATTGAAATGGAAGGCGAGGTGATCGACACCCTGCCGAACACCACTTTCCGCGTAAAGCTGGAAAACGGACACGTGGTAATTGCGCATATCTCTGGAAAGATGCGTAAAAACTACATTCGCATTCTCACCGGCGACAAGGTGAAAGTGGAGCTGACTCCATACGACCTGAGCAAGGGCCGCATTACGTACCGCGCGCGCTAA
- a CDS encoding arginyltransferase — protein MGKYSQLDSVRLLATLPHPCGYLPDREATTVFVDPQTEVDQRLYNRLSELGFRRSGAYLYRPQCATCRACIPARVPVSLFVPDRNQRRCWKRNKDLDIFHIESIDTDEHYELYARYIEQRHADGEMYPPSREQYRSFLSQAWGSTRYIELRARGKLVAVAVTDILTAGLSAIYTFFDPDEDKRSLGSYCILYQIEWARRLGLPNLYLGYWIEKCHKMAYKSQFRPIEMLKENRWSLKSL, from the coding sequence ATGGGTAAATACTCTCAGCTGGATTCAGTGCGCCTATTGGCCACCCTGCCCCACCCCTGCGGTTACCTGCCGGATCGGGAGGCAACAACGGTGTTTGTCGATCCGCAAACAGAAGTGGATCAGCGTCTGTACAACCGCCTGTCAGAGCTGGGGTTCCGGCGCAGTGGTGCCTACCTCTATCGCCCCCAGTGCGCGACCTGTCGCGCCTGTATACCGGCTCGCGTGCCTGTGAGCCTGTTTGTCCCTGACCGCAACCAGAGACGCTGTTGGAAGCGCAACAAGGACCTGGACATATTCCATATCGAGTCCATCGATACAGATGAGCATTACGAACTCTACGCCCGCTATATCGAGCAGCGCCACGCCGATGGGGAGATGTATCCACCCAGCCGGGAACAATACCGCAGCTTCCTAAGCCAGGCTTGGGGGTCTACTCGCTATATTGAGCTGAGAGCCCGCGGCAAGTTGGTGGCAGTGGCGGTAACAGATATCCTGACTGCCGGGTTATCGGCCATCTATACTTTCTTCGATCCCGATGAGGACAAACGGAGCCTGGGCAGTTACTGCATCCTCTACCAGATCGAATGGGCCCGGCGCTTGGGACTACCTAATCTCTACCTGGGGTACTGGATTGAGAAGTGCCACAAAATGGCCTATAAAAGCCAATTTCGCCCCATCGAAATGTTAAAAGAAAACCGCTGGAGCCTTAAATCGCTCTAG
- the aat gene encoding leucyl/phenylalanyl-tRNA--protein transferase, whose amino-acid sequence MAGNTQSRLMWLDHTVVDFPPTEFALDDPNGLLAAGGDLTPEWLVEAYQRGVFPWYSDDQPILWWSPSPRCVVIPQNFRIGRTLRKVLRRGTFSVTFDQAFPEVIEACRAPRADETGTWITDEMCDAYIDMHHQGFAHSVEVWRDGQLVGGLYGTALGRVFFGESMFHRETDASKVAFVHLVRQLELWGCPLIDCQVSNPHLSSLGAVEMCRKDFEQLLADGVKQPPFPQPWKLSWTYG is encoded by the coding sequence GTGGCAGGGAACACCCAAAGCCGCCTGATGTGGCTCGACCACACCGTTGTTGATTTTCCCCCAACTGAATTCGCACTGGATGACCCCAATGGCTTGCTGGCGGCCGGAGGAGACCTGACTCCCGAGTGGCTGGTTGAAGCCTATCAAAGAGGGGTCTTCCCCTGGTATTCAGATGACCAGCCGATCTTGTGGTGGAGCCCCTCCCCTCGCTGCGTGGTTATCCCGCAAAACTTTCGTATTGGCCGCACTTTGCGCAAAGTATTGCGCCGAGGAACCTTTTCGGTCACCTTCGACCAAGCCTTTCCCGAGGTAATTGAGGCCTGCCGTGCCCCCCGGGCGGATGAAACCGGCACATGGATCACCGATGAGATGTGCGACGCCTATATCGACATGCACCATCAGGGGTTTGCCCACTCAGTGGAGGTTTGGCGCGACGGTCAACTCGTTGGCGGACTCTATGGTACTGCGCTGGGGCGAGTGTTCTTTGGGGAGTCGATGTTTCACCGGGAGACAGACGCTTCAAAAGTCGCTTTTGTCCACCTCGTTCGGCAATTAGAATTGTGGGGCTGCCCACTGATCGACTGCCAGGTGAGCAATCCTCATCTCAGCAGCCTTGGGGCGGTGGAAATGTGTCGTAAGGATTTCGAACAACTGCTGGCAGACGGCGTTAAGCAGCCGCCTTTCCCGCAGCCCTGGAAGCTTTCGTGGACTTATGGGTAA
- the trxB gene encoding thioredoxin-disulfide reductase gives MSNNHHRLIILGSGPAGYTAAIYAARANLNPVVITGMQQGGQLTTTTEVENWPGGIPELQGPDLMVQMQQHAERFETEIIFDHIESVDLKQRPFTLKGNETYTCDSLIIATGASAQYLGLPSEEAFQGRGVSACATCDGFFYRDQKVAVVGGGNTAVEEALYLSNIASEVTLIHRRDELRAEKILQDRLMDKVENGNINVCWHNTLDEVLGDDNGVTGLRLRNTQDDTTTELDVSGVFIAIGHKPNTGIFEGQLEMNGGYLIVESGLNGNATQTSVPGVFAAGDVSDHIYRQAVTSAGTGCMAALDAERFLDAEK, from the coding sequence ATGAGCAATAACCATCATCGACTGATCATCCTCGGCTCAGGCCCTGCCGGCTACACCGCGGCTATCTACGCTGCACGGGCAAACCTGAACCCGGTTGTTATCACGGGTATGCAACAGGGTGGGCAGCTGACCACCACCACTGAAGTCGAGAACTGGCCGGGCGGTATTCCGGAGCTTCAAGGTCCGGACCTGATGGTGCAAATGCAGCAGCACGCAGAGCGCTTCGAGACAGAAATCATCTTCGATCACATCGAATCTGTTGATCTGAAACAGCGCCCTTTCACCTTGAAAGGCAACGAAACTTACACCTGTGACTCGCTGATTATCGCCACTGGCGCCTCAGCTCAGTACCTGGGCCTACCTTCTGAGGAAGCCTTCCAGGGACGCGGTGTCAGCGCCTGTGCGACCTGTGACGGATTCTTCTATCGCGACCAGAAAGTTGCTGTTGTCGGTGGTGGCAACACCGCCGTGGAAGAGGCCTTGTACCTCTCCAATATCGCCAGTGAAGTGACCCTGATTCACCGCCGCGACGAGCTTCGCGCAGAAAAAATCCTTCAGGACCGCCTGATGGATAAAGTGGAAAACGGCAATATCAATGTCTGCTGGCACAACACCCTGGACGAAGTGCTCGGTGACGACAACGGTGTAACTGGGCTGCGCCTGCGCAACACCCAGGACGACACCACTACAGAGCTGGACGTTTCCGGTGTATTTATTGCTATCGGTCACAAACCGAATACCGGTATCTTTGAAGGCCAGCTTGAAATGAATGGTGGTTACCTCATTGTGGAGAGCGGCCTGAACGGCAATGCCACTCAGACTTCTGTTCCCGGTGTATTTGCCGCAGGTGACGTATCCGACCATATTTACCGCCAGGCGGTAACTTCTGCGGGTACCGGCTGTATGGCCGCCCTGGACGCCGAGCGCTTCCTCGACGCCGAGAAGTAA
- a CDS encoding methyltransferase domain-containing protein: protein MRYKRKFIPLNLKREQLGHPKTFLTLSEEAQAFVAEIIDDSYSLRFSIDLEPDGDHRASLHGPPHLLDLFTALNLQIRCEIVSDGYGDTGGGAVTCAGEPEELEKFAMALGLSNGCRVLDLMCGRGVLSSYLLKFAKAHGVIIQCSLCDSHPSQLENLDPNIQLLAADITIGDGRNLPYPSELFDAVAIRMGLHEVPYKDQPLVLQECYRVLKPGGPLLVWDLMPASAGVQDLLCAQKRKLSALTHRESLLLDRFFLREDQLLQLLSDAGFSQAERVSRTYYRDSTQDKLKTELGGDQYKLEILNSYLRERVTQAIIDEVCWEDSGQDISMMIPNCIYRTYKPINLEENTG from the coding sequence ATGCGCTATAAAAGAAAGTTCATACCCTTAAACCTGAAGCGAGAGCAGTTGGGGCATCCTAAAACTTTTCTGACCCTTAGTGAGGAGGCCCAGGCTTTCGTAGCCGAAATTATCGACGATAGTTATTCGTTGCGTTTTTCCATTGATCTGGAGCCCGATGGCGATCACCGGGCGAGCTTACATGGCCCACCCCACCTGCTGGATCTATTTACCGCGCTTAACTTGCAAATACGCTGTGAAATTGTCTCTGATGGATATGGTGATACAGGAGGTGGGGCGGTTACTTGCGCGGGTGAGCCAGAAGAACTCGAGAAGTTTGCTATGGCGCTGGGCCTCAGCAATGGTTGTCGAGTTCTCGACTTGATGTGTGGCAGGGGAGTCCTGAGTAGCTACCTGCTTAAGTTTGCCAAAGCTCATGGGGTTATTATTCAATGTAGCTTGTGCGATTCCCACCCTTCGCAGCTTGAAAACCTTGACCCAAATATTCAATTGCTAGCTGCCGATATCACTATAGGTGACGGAAGAAACTTGCCATATCCCAGTGAATTATTTGATGCTGTGGCAATCAGAATGGGCCTGCACGAAGTGCCTTATAAAGATCAGCCCCTGGTTCTCCAGGAGTGTTATCGGGTTTTGAAGCCGGGAGGTCCGCTGTTGGTTTGGGACTTGATGCCGGCGTCTGCCGGGGTCCAAGATTTACTGTGTGCCCAAAAGCGAAAATTGTCAGCGCTGACACACCGTGAATCGTTGCTCTTGGATCGGTTCTTTTTGCGGGAAGACCAGTTGTTACAATTGCTCAGCGATGCAGGCTTTTCGCAAGCAGAGCGGGTATCCAGAACCTATTACCGAGATAGTACTCAAGACAAATTAAAAACAGAGTTGGGCGGGGATCAATACAAATTGGAAATTCTGAATAGTTACCTCCGCGAGAGAGTTACCCAGGCGATTATTGATGAGGTTTGCTGGGAGGATTCAGGGCAGGATATCTCGATGATGATTCCAAATTGCATCTATCGCACGTACAAACCGATAAATTTAGAAGAGAATACTGGCTAG